ATGTCGTGGGTGTGTATAATAGGAACACCCCGAAAGATCGGAAACGGACACTAATGCAATTAAAGACCCACTGGCAGAGGATTAATACGAAGATCGCCCACTTCTATGATTGCTGGTGCCGAGTTGAGGCAAAACATTCCTGTATCCAGTCTGAGAAAATGCAACTGATGGACAAAACATGGGTGATGTATAATGAGGAAGCACGGGAGATGTACCTTGAGGAAGCAAAACATCATTTCGCCCTCAGCCATTGTTGGAAAGCTGTTTGGGATCAACCCAAGTGGAAAAGACACGTCTCTTCTTTATACTTCAAGAAAACTGAGTTGTCTGAATCTGAGGACTGCACATCATCCTCCGAAGATGCACCTGAAACAGAAACAGGTGAACAGGGTAGCGTGCCTGCGAAGAAGAAACACAAAGTTAATGGTAAGGTGTCATCTCCTCCATCAGAGTTGCAAGAAGACATTCAGTGCTCAGTGTATCCTGAAAACATGATTGAGAAGAATCTCAAGGAGATGACAGAGGCAGAGCTTCAGTGCTCTGACCGAGAGCTTGAGCTGGCCAGATCGAATCAGGTGGAAATGAAGGACAAGGAAATGATAATATCTGAAATGCAAACAGATCTGTTGATGGCTGACACATCAAGGATCCATGAGTTTCAGCATGGAAGAGATGGACTGATGGTTGACACTGCAAGGCCTAATGAGTTTCAGCACGGGagtgcagtgagggaagatgtGCATGAAAAGAAAACACATCCACAATGTCACAAAACGTTAGACCATGCAGGGACAGTGAGAGGTGATATTCCTGAGAAACAAACATACCCACAAGGTTCAAAGATGTCAAATTTCAAGCGGAAACGCAAAGGGAATGCATCAACTCCTCCCTCAGAAGTTCAGGAAGACATTAAACGTGCAGTGGATCTGCAGGCCATGCTCCAGAAGGACCGTGAGAAGATGTCGGAGGTGCAGCTCCGCCTATCGAAAGAGAAGCTTGAGGTAGCCAGGTTGAAGCAGCAAGAAGCAAAGGACAGGAAGGAAACGACACTCTACGAGAAGTATACGGAACTGTTGATGGCCAACACTCAGAGGTTTGATGAGTTCCAGAAGGAAGAGCACCGAAAGGCAGTAAAGCGCATGGGGGAGATGCTGTTTGTTAACAATGGCATGCCACTTTCTTCTAGTAACCTTAAGCACATGTAGTGGATGTCTGAAATGTTATATCTGAACTTTGAAGCATTTGCACTTGGTTTCATTAAACACCTGTAGTGAAATGTTATCTTCTTGGGAGCCTGAGTGTACAGTTGCTAAGTGCCACTGGCTGGGGCTCGAACCAAGGTGACCcttttcaaaaaggaaaaaagaagttATCTTCCCTGAGATGGGCGTCATGTATGTATGAATATTGTTTCTAGTCGGTGTGGCACCTGTTTCTCCTGGCAAGAATCCTGAAAAATGTTCACGAATTGAGTCATGGGCTGGAGGAGCAGATCAGCAGACCAAAACCAAGTGCATGTGCTCCGTGTGGTGCTTGCTCCCTGCATGATAGCAGCTCAGTCACTAACATGGTTATCCTTGTTTAATCCGTCAGTGAGAAGCAGATTTCCAGGAGGCCAGGAGATCAACAATTTGCAGAGATAGGGGCGAAAGAATTAGACTCCCATATGCATCAGCAGAAATGGATCGATAACTCACAGCTTATCAGGATTTACTACTCAAAGCATCATCACGTGCTTCATAACAAGTTGATCTGAAATACTTCATGCCCTGAGCCTTGGTACTTGCATGccatgatgtgaacatggagatTGGAGATGTTTCATTTCCTCGTTTTTCAGAGATGGGAGCAGGCTCCTAGCAATGGAGATGAGGATAATTATGAGTCGTGTCATCTCTGGATTGACTACCTGTTGCTGCTAAGTGAGCTCCCATGGGCAACAATAGATGGTAGCTAGTCACCATTGTCCATTGTAGAGATGGTATCCTTGACACAAACAGAGGGCAACAAAGGACGAGCGTGGAGACACGGAAATCAAAAGGAACAGTTGCTGTCACTAGGGTTATAAATTATTCAAATGGGTCGACACTTGAAGCCTTGAATTTCGATGGTTGCAAACTTGAATGAATTTATATACACAAAGTAAATATTCGATGGTCACAATTAAAAAAACAGTGAATATACATAAACTGTGTAGTTTGAGCTTTTCAATTTTATTGGAAATCCAGTAGTTTGTGTGTACGAATCTCCCAGTATGAAGCAGAGCTGCAGAAACATCAGTAGTGAGCAACCCCATTAGTTTTAGTTCCTGCATTTTTGCCGCCGCTGCATGCGCGCGTTGTCAGCGTCTGAAGCTTGTTGGCAACCTCCTTCATGGTCGGCCTCTCCTCGCTGCTCAAGCTCAGGCACTGCGCCACCAGCTCCGCGGCTTCGTCTACCACCTCCAACCCGACCACCGCCATGACCCGGCCATCCATAACCTCCCGGTGCTGCCCCGCTTGCGCTGCCGCGAGGAAGCTGAAGGCGAGGCACCCGTCCTCCCTGTCGTCCTCCGCGCAGAACGCCTTCCTCCCGGTGAGGAGCTCCAGCACGACCACcgcgaagctgtacacgtcgctcttGCCGGTGAGCTGGCACGTCAGCAGGTACCCCAGGGTCCCCTGCACCagcgcggccaccgccgcgccgtccgccgGCGCCACCCGCGAAGCGCCGAAGTCGGACACCTTGGCGTTGACCTCGCCGTCGAGCAGGATGTTGGCGGTCTTGACGTCGCGGTGGAGgatcggcggcgaggccgacgaCTGTATGTACGCGAGCGCGtccgcggcctccgcggcgATGCGGAGGCGCGCGTCCGCCGGCAGCACTAGCTtcttgccgccgtcgccggtgtGGATGTGGCCGTGGAGGCTGCCGTTGGGGACGTACTCGTAGACGAGGATGGgcgcctcgacctcgaggcAGCAGCCGAGCAGCTTCACCACGTTGCGATGGTTGATCTGGGAGAGGATGAGCATCTCCCTGGCGAACCCGCTGACCTGCTTCTCCTCCATGACCCTCGACCTCTTAACGGCCACGGCGGAGCCGTCGGCGAGGACGCCCTGCCCTCCGCGGCCGAGGACCCGCGCCTCGGCGAACCCGTCGGTGGCCTTTCTCACCTCCTCCTCGGAGAAGATCTTGAAGGTGACGCCGGAGCTGGCAAGGGagcccagctgctgctgcaggaggaggccgccgtgcTGCTCGAAGAAGCGCCGCTTTGCTCGGAGCAGCCGCTTCTTCTGGAGCCACAGGTGTGCCGAGAAGCAAGACACCAGCGGCAGGAACACGCCAATGCTCACACCTGAAACGAACCCGGATTCAACACGTTTGCCAATTGATAATCTGTTAGTAAAGTGAAACTCTATTAGTTTGAAGATTTTTCTATCGAATTATGTCTGTATACCTGTGACAGCCTTGAGTGCTAGCGTGAACTTGTCATCAGGGCGGCAGCCGTCTGGAATAGTAGCATTCCCGCTGGATCCCTTGGGACGTGCAGGTGAAGCTGCCCGGCGTGTTCACGCACACCCCATAGCACGGGAACTCATCCTTGCGCTGGCACTCATCAACATCTGATGATCCGTCGTTACATCCATTTCAATCAATGTCAGGGATCGATCACCGGCACATCGATCACCAGACACAAATAAAATGACATTATTTCAAGGAATATCCATGGATGATCTGAATACCGTACCTGTGCAGCCGTTCGTGACGTAGGGGTTGCCCTCGTACCCGCCGGTGCAGTTGCAGGTGTACCCGGGGCCGTTGCTGGACTCGAGGCAGACGCTCTGCGCGCTCCGGCACGCGTACGCGGTGGGatctcgccgcgccgccgcgcagctCGGAGCGTCACTGATGGCCCAGTCCAGGACCACGGGCACGGCGAAATCACCGGTCCGGTTGAAGTTGGTGCCGGCGAGCCAGAACCAGAACCACATGGCGTCCACCATGAACGCGTAGGAGCAGCCGGTGGAGTTGGCCAAGAGCGTCGTCGTCATCCCCAGGTTGACCACTTGACCtgctggccgccgcggcgggtgAAGCTGCCGAGGTAGAGGCGGTAGGTGTCGAGGCCTAAAGGGTATGTTGTTCTGGCAGCAGCCGTCGTGGCCCCGGCACGATCCCGGCAGCGGCGTGCTCCCCGACGGCCGGCACACCGACATGCACCCTGCGACGtagtccccgccgccgtccacgaAGTAGGTCAGCTCGGGGCAGCCGATGGACACGAACTTTCTCTTCATCGACGAGAAGAGGAACGCGCTGCCGTTGAGCACCATGGGGTGCTCCAggacgctggcggcggcgcggccgtcggcgTCGCCGGGGCGGTCGTAGCACGCGCGGCTGGCGTTGAGGAGCACCGTCGCCTCGGCCGAGGGCATCGAGATGGCGGACACCTCGTGGCCGTAGCCGGCCACGCtgaggcgcggcggcgtgtGGGCGTCGTCTCACTCGAGCTCGAAGCCccggccaccggatccggcggcggcggcgcggtggcagCCCGCGCCGATGCCGAAGGGGTAGGGGACCGTTATGTTGCCGCACTGGTGCCGGCATCCCGGCGGCTGCTGCGACGCCGCTGGAGACAGGAGTAGCACTGATGACAGTGCCAGCCATGGCGGCCGCCATGCTTCCATCATATTGTTCCTTGTTGCACAGCTCCAAACACACGCACCCAACTGTCTCTGAGTCTAGCCAGTTCGAGTACAATGGCAGCTTCAGCTTGCGATCTGAATATATAGCACCTGCTGCATGCCGTCGTAGCTAGATGGCCATTACTACAACGTTGGATAATCAAATTGACCTTTAAAGAAGCCATTGTTCATTTGGGTCTGCGTGGTGGTCGGGCAGTAGACTGTCCATGAAATCAATCATTGGAAGGGAGGAATAGGAAACATGGTTGGCCGACTTGCCACCTGAAGTGTTCCCGATGGCTAACGAAAtattcactaccggaaacaggaagttcgccgagtgccccaggcactcggcgaaggcccaaaaacactcggcaacgcatttgccgagtgtaacactcggcgaaacaGACTCGGCGAACTCtccctcggcaaacaggggtttcgccgagtgtcatacatcgggcactcggcgaagcttcgCCGAgtcccaaaaaacactcggcaaacatatttttgaaaaaaaataaaaaaaacaaaaactccggccgccgccgccgccgccgccgccgccgccagctgccatccacgcccgccgcacgccgacACCCGGACCaccagcacgccgccgccgccgccagctgccatccacgcccgccggccaccatccacgcccgccgcggccgtcaTCTTCTCCGGAGGCGCCGGGGCGTCAGGGgccgggtcgtcgtcgtccggtGCGGCGGCGCTCGGATCCTCGgtggggggaggaggcgggccgtcgccgtcgagctcgtcgccgtcgctgcgcaaccaccggccgccgctgtcgctgTCGCGGTGCAGCGGCGCGCACGTACTGGAGTTCCTCCAGtacatccacgcccgccgccgccgccgccatccacgcccgccgccgccgccaccgccatccacgcccgccggatccggggcccccgacgcgagactccggcggatccggggccggcggcggcggatccgggggcggccgggccgggggcggcggatccgggggcggcggggccggcggcggcggatccgggggcggcggggccggcggcggcggatccggggacggcggggccgggggcggcgggcggcggcggatccggggccgggggcgccgggcgatggtgatggtgggggaggggctcgggagggaggggagggggcgcgctaggcgagggaggggagccggcggcggcggaggcgggcggcggcggcggcggcggcggcggcggaggcgggcggcggcggcggcggcggaggcatgcggaggaagagaggagagcgGGGGGAAGAGGCGCGCGCATGcggaggaagagaggaaagtggggagggggccgggtgcgcggggggggggggggccgggggggggccGATATTAATTTGTTGGGCGCcgtctgtttgccgagtgtcctacgtggacactcggtaaagagtttctttgccgagtgtccaacgtaggacactcggcaaaaattttttgaaaaaaatttaaaaaatattcaacagtttcaaaaaaataccaaattttcacacgaaccaatataggttctctactgactatacaaaaagttttgtagtcaaaccgaactcgaccgtcacttcgactctaaattttttcGAATCCTTCTCTATTTATGTCTGATGCAACCGCCGTATAGATCAGTCTATTTAACCCTTATACTCCATTCGATTCCAAATTACAGATCGTTTTGATCTTTTTAGGTTACAAATTTTAAATCGGTTTGACTTTTCTACAAAATAATATGGTAATATATGTGaatataaaaaaactaaaacagaaAAGCTCGTCCCTACTCATGCAATAGATTCTATCTTAGATAcaacaacctataatttaagTATGAAACAATTTACTAAAACCCACATAATGGTTCTAGGAATGGATGCTACCTTCTATACTTCTATACGTGATGACGTGGTGGCGTTAGACCCATTTCTTTATCCCCGCCTCCTCCGTACCACAGTACCAGGGATGGTTCCCGGGCTCCCGGCTACAACGAGCCACAGCATAGACTTTGACAGACACAACGATTTACGATGGTGCTTGGTTGATTACCAACTTTTGGCGTGCCACAACGTTCTACCAGTTTTCCCGTTGTTTTTCTCGCCAAAGGCTGCCGAAGGTTGGGCGTCGAATTTTCCCGCCACATGTTGGCATGGCTCGTTAATTACCGCCAGCAACCAAGCAGATTCTGGATCTCttgtttcctcctcctcctcccattaTTCCTCCTTCCCGAATATAAGAAACTGACATAGTTGCCATGGAATTAAACAGATGAACCCTTTGATATTTTATGCTAGTTAAGCTACATTTGTTAACTTGGGAGAATATGCTCAAGCTTAATTTCTAGAGGGGATTATTGGGATGCCTTTTAATAGTGCAAACTGCAAATGTATGTTGATTTCACTATAAAAAAGGGTTTTTAGGGACCGTTGAAACGGCATTTGCAGGGGCCAGCGCACTACCTGCTCCTAActttcgcagctacaaatagtTGTTTGCAGGAGCGGGTAAAAGGTCTGCCCTTGTAAAGCCGTTTCCAGGGGAGAGTGATGGCttcacccgcccctgcaaatagCGTTTCCAAGGACGGGTCACCCCGTCACCCGCCCCTAGTAaccaattaaaaaaataaaaaaatgtgggGACCCAAGGTGCTGCCGGCCGTCGAGCTCCCGCGCCTCGAGGACCCACGGCTTCAATTTTGAAGGCATGGATCGTTGACGTCGCAGTATGTGTTTCTTTCTTGAGCTTATAACGATTTTTTTAGACCATCAAACGATCTTAAAtaaaaaagttgtcaactacaaagttttagatctcgTCGAGCTCTACAACTTTATTACAAAGTTTATCTTTATCTGAGATTATATGaaaaaattatgatttttttgcGCAAAACCATTTTTAGGGGCGGGTCATGCCATCACTCATGCCTAGAAATAATTTCCGGGGCGGGTGACACCATCACCCACCCCTAGAAATTATTTCCAGGAGTAGCTGgtgccatcacccgcccctacaattatttatatatttttatttttattttaaaataattttttgagttattaaatgatctcaaatgcaaaaattgtcaactacaaagttgttttgtctcatcgagctctacaattttgatataaagtttatattcaTCCAAGATGACCTGAAAAAGTTtatattcaaaaaatacatccaATAAACTCATTCACACATACTCACATatatactcatacattcacatattttATACATTAACATATACTCACGCATATACTCATTTATTTACATATATTTATATACATTTAGACCTCGTTGAGTGttacaactttcatatagagCTTCTCTATAACCGAAGtcctttgaaaagtttaaaatttgtagatttcaaaattagagGACTTACATATAACACATTTTGGAGTATCGAACAATCCCAAATAAAAAACATGCCAACTTCAAAATCTTAGGTctcatcgagctctacaattttcatatagaGCTTCTCTATAGTCGACctcatttgaaaattcaaaaaatttaTATTTCAAAACAAGAGAAGTTATAATGACATTTTGAAATATTAAAGAaatttcaaattgaaaacttgtCAACTTCGAAGTTGTAGGTCTCATCGAGCTCCACAAGTTTCATATAGAGCTTCTCTATAGTCGACctcatttgaaaattcaaaaattttatatttcaaaactagagaaattataataatattttgaaatattaaataatttcaaattgaaaacttgtCAACTTCAAAATTTTAGGTCTCGTCGAGCTCTACAAGTTTGATGTTGAGCTTCTATATAGCCAaagtcatttgaaaattcaaaagtTTTAGATTTTAAAACTATATAACTTAAACGgatattttgaagtattaaacaAACTAAAATGAAAAACttttcaactacaaagttttagccCTCGTCAAGctatacaattttgatataaagtttgtcttcATCGACGATCATataaaaaatttataaatttatttcCACGGGATCATTTCTAGGGCGGGTCATGTCATCACCCGCCCGTGGAAATCATTTTCAAGAGCGGGTGATGCTATTTCTAGGGGCAAGTGATGGGGTGACCCGCCCCCTGAAAATGATGATGTCTAGGCGCGGGTCACCATATCACGTAATGTAATGTCGTACGTAtatctatgagcccaccagaaggtttggacggTCCTAAATATGAgactggacaccgagacgcatctgacatggagaccatagcgcaggacggcgtagtctacatgaaaAGACAGGAagtagtcaaggattaggaagtactcgttgtaataagagtagaactcctctagtcgtatccaactagtatttttgtaactaaccgacctgtaaccccgctcccgacaatataaggtgaggcagggacccctccaaagcaattcaatccaaccaacacataggatgtagggtattacgcaatctagtggcCTGAACCCGTCTAAaccgtgtgtctgcgtttaccttcgagtttatgatctcgacgagccccactaaccaaaacattaCCTTGAGCatccccctcggtaggttgctgagtttaaacaccgacactcaCCCCTGAAAATAGCCCCCATTTCTAGGGATGAGTCGCCCCATGACCCGCCCCTACAAATGCTTTCAAGGCGGATCGGTTGCTACAGTAGTCCCGCTTCTTTTGTAGTACGGGTGGCAATTTCACCCGCTCCGACGCTCCTGTAAATCGTTTTATAGTAGTGCTCGTACTTGTTTTCTTGGGGGAGAACCTGTGTGAAATGAAATGGAATTGAATGCTCAACCACTGCGCTGTTGGTTCATGTGGTTCTAAAAACTAGAGACGAGTCAACGACGAGCATGATGACCACGACAGCTTGGTGCTTATGGGCTGCGACCAGCGAGGATACGTTGCACAACGCAACAAGCAAATAACTGGGTATTATTCAAAGACTCACGAGGATGCGTTGTACGAATGCAATGCAACGAGCAAATAGTTGGGGTTTTTTTTTATAACCTGAACTGGAAGAAAATCGATGCGTTTTCACGATTGCAGATGGCGCAATATGCTACAGCTGCGGCGGATCATGCTTGCAAATTCTTCAAATTTAAAAACTGCTTCGTATTGTCATTTGGAAACttttaattttaataaaaaCGTTTTGACGGCACATAATGCGAGATACTAATCAGGCTGAATGTACATGCTTGCAATGCTAAAAAAGCTGCTTCGTGCGATAGGAAACATATACTAACGCCAGACTGATGGCCTCGCGCATGGCGCGAGGAAGCATAGAAGAGTATTCGTTTGGCAATTCCGTGGGAAGTTATCAGCTTGATTGATTGGTTTCTCGCGAAAGGGAAAAGAAACACGGGCCAGGAGCGCCATTCATGGGGAAGTGGGCTTAGTTTCTGCAACTGATGAGATATAATACTGGGCCAAACTTGCTTGTTGCTGGCCGATGCATGGGCCATCTGCCCCAGGGCCGGCCCTGAAGCAAAAAGGATCGGAACTGAAGTAGAGAGAGCAGAAGGTTTTATGAGTTTCAGAAGGAACAAGAGGGCTGCTGATGCGGTTTGCTAAAGAGATGAAGCTTGCTTTCAATCAAAAGCAGGGCCAGAGATGGTCTTTTATCTAAAAGAGATGAAGCTTGACTTCCTTAATCTCATGTACTGAAAATCTGAAATGTTTACCCGCGTTGCATTGCAAAGTTCGCGATGCCATGGAACACCTGCAATCAAAACCATGCATTTTGCAAACTGTTCGATGCCTGCCCGGTTcgtttttcttttataaaaaagaaTCTAGTTCAATGCTCTTACCGGTGATGGTTATGCAGAGTTTCTCCAGCTGCTAGGCGTGGAGTAGACCGAAAATGAAAATCACATATACTGCATTGGCAGGTACGTTCTTTCCGCACATGAGCTGCACCTTatccttttctctttccttaAGACCAGGTTAAAGGcttgagctcttttacggtacataATACTATTACTTAGtggtagtggtatatagtatatataagatctaattattcattattatggataatttagtaattattacatagtaaaaagtgatatttcaaatggaatggtcttttaaattttatgctagtgtcaaaaataaaattatagtaaTTTCATTTATGTTCTTTTACCATGGTACCCTTATACTAACCGTattactcatgtatactactcaTATCACGGGGGAAGGTTTCGGATGTTTTTATACTTGATAGTGATGCTCTAAAGCAACTTGTATAGTGATGCTCATACACCTGCTCGTTGCCAATTGGCTCCGTAAAGGGGCAGAATGAATCGCGGCCTGACTGACACGAGATCGTGTGGCATCGATCCACGCATCACCCTGATAACTTGCACGCACATCGATCGACAGATCGTGGGCTGCACGAGCGTGCAGGCCACATGGCATGTGCTTCCGTGGTGCAGACTGCTCATAACCCATGGTACGCTGATACTTGCTTGGTCAGGCACTAACATGGCGATCCCTGAATCCTTGATCTTGTCTGTCAGTCTGTGAGATAGCACCAGATTCCCAAGAGGTCAAACAACTAGCAGAGAGATCAGATCACAGCAAAAGAAATTGCAGGCTCTCATACGTTATGCAAAGGTAACTGAAAAAGATCAGTGGCTAACTGCTTCCCATGCTTTTCCAGCTCCAGCATCACCATGTGCTTTGCAGCACTCCAGCAATGAAGGCACGGTTTAGACTCCAAACATGTTCATGTTACTGTATTAAACATAATAGCTGAAAAAAGAATGTGATAAAAATCCTCATCACTTTTTCTGCACACATATCTCTTAAGATATCAGCAGTCTCATTGACTGATACTACTTTGAAGTGGGGATGCTAATCAGAAGCACTGTAGTTGCTACCTCAAAAAGTATTTAACGGTAGGAATCAATCATTCACGCACATTGGACATAGGAGGCAAGATGGAAGCTCAATAGACTAGGAATAATAAGAGTAGTTCACAGGATACAAGAAGCTAGGAACATGACCGCGAGAACTTCGAAGCCAAGTACAATGCCATGGAAGAAAAGGTGATGTTATACTACAgtggaaaatgatgcaaaacaagAGCAATGATTATGGTCCATCTGAAGCTGACCATCAATTCTATCTGAAGCTTCCCGAGATTATCTATGTCTAGTTCTTCCCCTTCTTTTGAGCACTCTGGAAGTGCTCAGAAGGCAGCATTGAGAATGAGCTGCCAGAAGGCTCTCCTGTAAATCCATCAGCTGGCCCGAAACTGAAATTGAAGGAACCAAAGTTCGCTGTCGAGAGGAAGTCATCGCTGCAGCCATCGACCCCTTTGATATCCAGGGCATTTTCATTACCTGAGGAGGTACCCCACACGAAGCTGCTGCCCATGGAGCTTGGGAGTTTCGCTGGTTCCTGGTGGCTCCCTACGCGACTGATCTGGTCTGAAGAAGTCTTTGGCTCCTCTGTTGGCAACGCCGGGGTGTGTCCTTGGAACAGAGCTACGTGTGCGAAAAGCTTGTCCTTCCTTGTAAAACTTGTTCCACACGAGCACAGCCACTTGTCCCGGCCGCAGTGCTTCTCGTGCGTCTTGAGGTCGGCCATGACCGAGAACTTCTTTGTGTGGCACCGGCTGCAGGTGTAGCTCTTCTCACAGTGGCTCCTCTTGTAGTGATTCTTCACGCACAGGATCGTCTTGAGGGGCTGGAAGTTCTTGTGCAGCTTGTTCCGCTTGCAGCCTACAAATGGGCAAGAGTACCTCCTCACCAGTTCGTGCTCTGCGCTTGCGTTTCTAGGTGGCTTGGCTAGTGCGGCAGGGCTCTTGTACTCATCACCATGCCCTCTCATGTGCATTCGCAGATTCGCATCCCTCTTGAAACCCTTTCCGCAGATGGAGCAGAAGTGCGTGTGTGGGGCCAATATCTCATCCTTCTCCAGCTGCAGTAACTCATAAGAGCCCGGCGGTAAGCTCTCTCCATCCATGCCAACATCACCACCTTCATCGCCATCCTTTGCATCCTGCTCCTCGACAAGAACATTGCCAATTTCAATGCCTCCTTCCAGTGCGCCATCAGTGAAACCCTTGAAAAGTTCTTCGTAGTCCTCAGGGCCACACATTTCCTCCTTGTTCTCTTCAGAAATGGTTGTCACATTAGGAACGAAGCTCGAGCTCGACCCAACATGGTTAACGATGCCCATATGTCCAGCTTGGGGGTGGCTCAGAAAGGTCGAGTTCTTTAGTGATGGGAGAAGGCTACCGGCAGTAGAGATGAGCTGAACAATGAGGCATGTCAGGTCTGCATtgaccacctgctgctgctgagcgAGCTCCCCTGGGCGTTGGCCACCATCGTCCACCATTGTACGGATTACATCCTTCACTTGCCGTATCTTCTCCTCAATGAAGGTAAGGTTGTCTAGCATGGTAGCCGGGTTCCAATCCATGTGGGG
This portion of the Setaria viridis chromosome 7, Setaria_viridis_v4.0, whole genome shotgun sequence genome encodes:
- the LOC117864465 gene encoding uncharacterized protein gives rise to the protein MDPRPPSGSSSNCKSCPNEPLGRPNPMNFHHTQFPHHVSFSQPSHSMNFPHHQYPQQHLYPPHVQYVVVQPQYGPFSLPQPPPSRAMLTQPPPPPPPAGVIPLPLPSSPLPPPPAGVVPLSVSESGTPHSVTGPDEQDIVSVGNDRNAEPDRTSWRLSWTEVENLRLVSAWLNSSRRSNSKKYFWANVVGVYNRNTPKDRKRTLMQLKTHWQRINTKIAHFYDCWCRVEAKHSCIQSEKMQLMDKTWVMYNEEAREMYLEEAKHHFALSHCWKAVWDQPKWKRHVSSLYFKKTELSESEDCTSSSEDAPETETGEQGSVPAKKKHKVNGKVSSPPSELQEDIQCSVYPENMIEKNLKEMTEAELQCSDRELELARSNQVEMKDKEMIISEMQTDLLMADTSRIHEFQHGRDGLMVDTARPNEFQHGSAVREDVHEKKTHPQCHKTLDHAGTVRGDIPEKQTYPQGSKMSNFKRKRKGNASTPPSEVQEDIKRAVDLQAMLQKDREKMSEVQLRLSKEKLEVARLKQQEAKDRKETTLYEKYTELLMANTQRFDEFQKEEHRKAVKRMGEMLFVNNGMPLSSSNLKHM
- the LOC117864417 gene encoding zinc finger protein STAR3; the protein is MDHSQNHIHGQSAANFCYQFGSDNPFLGMGVQQPFASFTSPFGATPSTNIPHMDWNPATMLDNLTFIEEKIRQVKDVIRTMVDDGGQRPGELAQQQQVVNADLTCLIVQLISTAGSLLPSLKNSTFLSHPQAGHMGIVNHVGSSSSFVPNVTTISEENKEEMCGPEDYEELFKGFTDGALEGGIEIGNVLVEEQDAKDGDEGGDVGMDGESLPPGSYELLQLEKDEILAPHTHFCSICGKGFKRDANLRMHMRGHGDEYKSPAALAKPPRNASAEHELVRRYSCPFVGCKRNKLHKNFQPLKTILCVKNHYKRSHCEKSYTCSRCHTKKFSVMADLKTHEKHCGRDKWLCSCGTSFTRKDKLFAHVALFQGHTPALPTEEPKTSSDQISRVGSHQEPAKLPSSMGSSFVWGTSSGNENALDIKGVDGCSDDFLSTANFGSFNFSFGPADGFTGEPSGSSFSMLPSEHFQSAQKKGKN